Proteins encoded by one window of Halomonas chromatireducens:
- a CDS encoding transporter substrate-binding domain-containing protein, with protein sequence MTIHKKSFHRPLIGALTLLGVISFASMSAQARDFSEIQADVFQVANSGAYPPFSYVDTAGNLVGFDVDIAEALADRMGVDVNIQTSPWNGIVAALAGGRFDACICSMSVTEERERAVDFTDSYYSSGLSIWVRQETDDVNSIEDFAGKRVGSTLGETGNQWATENSNGNWRNQTFQGLPDMLNGLTTGRIDVMIADDIPVYVALNDQELPIKQVEVGELPSWPAAIAIQKNKPELKEALNTALAEIREDGTYQAIVDKWIGEGVEFD encoded by the coding sequence ATGACAATTCACAAGAAGTCCTTCCATCGTCCTCTTATTGGCGCCTTGACGCTACTTGGGGTTATTTCCTTTGCCAGCATGAGCGCCCAGGCGCGAGATTTTTCCGAGATTCAGGCCGACGTCTTTCAGGTGGCCAACTCTGGCGCCTACCCCCCCTTCAGCTATGTCGATACCGCCGGGAACCTTGTCGGCTTCGACGTGGATATCGCCGAAGCGCTGGCAGACAGGATGGGAGTCGACGTCAATATCCAGACATCGCCGTGGAACGGCATCGTCGCCGCTCTGGCAGGCGGCCGCTTCGACGCTTGCATCTGCAGCATGAGCGTCACGGAAGAGCGTGAGCGCGCCGTCGACTTCACCGACAGCTATTACAGCTCGGGGCTCTCCATCTGGGTCAGGCAAGAGACCGATGACGTCAACAGCATCGAAGACTTCGCCGGCAAGCGGGTGGGTTCAACCCTGGGTGAAACGGGCAACCAATGGGCCACCGAAAACAGCAACGGAAACTGGCGCAACCAGACATTCCAGGGCTTGCCCGACATGCTTAACGGGCTCACCACCGGACGAATCGACGTCATGATCGCCGATGACATCCCCGTTTACGTGGCGCTCAATGATCAGGAACTCCCCATCAAGCAGGTCGAAGTCGGGGAGCTACCCAGTTGGCCTGCCGCCATTGCCATTCAGAAGAACAAGCCTGAGCTGAAAGAGGCCCTGAACACGGCACTGGCCGAGATCAGGGAAGATGGTACCTACCAGGCAATCGTCGACAAATGGATCGGCGAAGGCGTCGAGTTCGACTAG
- a CDS encoding amino acid ABC transporter permease, which translates to MIEISPLLVKAAWVTIDISVRALFFGFFIASTLVALRSSRISPVRWLARAYISVVRGTPYFVQLLLVFYGGPAIGLHLDPFTCGVVVGAFNIGAYMSEAIRGALESVESGQNEASRSLGFGRFATLQHIILPQAASLMIRSIGVLAIILVKNSSLVSIISVVELTYQAQRLIGSTYRPLEVFLLSALMYIVIIYAVMGIVEFLYRRATRYTYL; encoded by the coding sequence ATGATCGAAATATCGCCGCTGTTGGTAAAAGCGGCCTGGGTGACCATCGACATATCGGTTCGCGCCCTGTTCTTCGGCTTCTTTATCGCCTCCACGCTGGTGGCATTGCGAAGCTCACGAATTTCCCCCGTCCGCTGGCTGGCACGCGCTTATATCAGTGTCGTTCGCGGTACACCCTATTTCGTCCAGCTGCTGCTGGTCTTCTACGGCGGACCCGCAATAGGTCTTCACCTGGACCCATTCACCTGCGGCGTGGTCGTCGGCGCCTTCAACATCGGCGCCTATATGAGCGAGGCCATTCGCGGTGCCCTCGAATCGGTCGAAAGCGGGCAGAACGAGGCATCACGATCGCTGGGATTTGGACGCTTTGCGACGCTTCAACACATTATCCTGCCCCAGGCAGCCAGCCTCATGATTCGCTCCATCGGCGTCCTGGCCATCATTTTGGTAAAGAACTCATCGCTGGTATCCATCATTTCGGTGGTCGAGCTGACCTATCAGGCTCAGCGCCTGATCGGCTCAACCTACAGGCCCTTGGAAGTCTTTTTACTGAGTGCCCTGATGTATATCGTCATCATCTATGCGGTCATGGGCATTGTTGAGTTCTTATATCGTCGCGCCACGCGATATACCTATCTATAG
- a CDS encoding amino acid ABC transporter permease → MEFDFSPVITYFPTLIKGIGATLLIGLVVAIMSIIGGQIVAVITLYTRKIVNWPLRLLIWLFMTTPLLLQLYFLYFGIGQWILIPAIAVGVLGLGFHYMAYNADIFIATIKSVSSGQYEASRSLGFSHIATIFYIILPQALYRATPQLGNNMIIMVKDISVLSAIGIAELVYLSQYAISVTFRPFEFYITIAVIYYLINVLMEIGQSWIERRAAYRR, encoded by the coding sequence ATGGAATTCGATTTCAGCCCCGTCATCACCTATTTCCCGACCCTCATCAAGGGTATAGGAGCCACACTTCTGATTGGCCTGGTGGTCGCCATCATGTCGATCATCGGCGGACAGATCGTCGCCGTAATCACCCTGTACACAAGAAAAATTGTTAACTGGCCGCTGCGCCTCCTTATCTGGTTATTCATGACAACGCCGCTGCTGCTTCAACTTTATTTCCTGTATTTTGGCATCGGGCAATGGATATTGATCCCGGCCATCGCGGTAGGCGTTCTCGGCCTCGGATTTCACTATATGGCCTACAACGCGGACATATTCATCGCCACCATCAAGTCAGTATCAAGTGGTCAGTATGAAGCGTCGCGTTCATTGGGATTTAGCCATATCGCCACCATATTTTACATCATCCTGCCGCAGGCGCTCTATCGCGCCACCCCCCAGCTCGGCAATAACATGATCATCATGGTAAAGGATATATCGGTGCTCTCCGCCATCGGTATCGCCGAGCTGGTGTACCTTTCACAGTATGCCATCAGCGTGACGTTTCGCCCCTTCGAGTTCTATATCACGATCGCTGTCATTTACTACTTGATCAACGTACTGATGGAAATCGGACAATCCTGGATAGAGCGCCGCGCCGCCTACCGCCGCTAG
- a CDS encoding ATP-grasp domain-containing protein yields the protein MNKDTNKGYIALLGWSLNAIEAAENFDRRYVVVAPDWAEEYCTKHDIPYVSWHFERLNDSSLDIAEKLQGMGVDVAIPLFEETVEWAGAINSVLMDNPRLYGQSLLLRDKALMKRRAQLGGIRVGIFEEAHDKGDVIRFLKRVNQTLLKLDGDPNDPIHLKAFDKAGCLGHRVIRTPDEVDTIPDEEFPVLMESHLDGWEFAVEAWIHNGKIAFLNISEYVTLGYSVFVPASPELESYRPQITAQIEKLIKAFDIDFGLIHPEYFVTSDGEMYFGEVAYRPPGFKVFELLERVYGFNAYQASMLVFDPKTTPDEVKAFFPREVEDAKCYAGCFGVYPRRRVVSRLEIPEEVEDDPYFESHELTPPMEETVTKRTAFGTHWGLIYFKGDEAARMKELLKNMEELDFYV from the coding sequence ATGAACAAGGACACCAACAAGGGCTATATCGCTCTGCTCGGCTGGAGCCTCAACGCCATCGAGGCCGCTGAGAATTTCGACCGTCGCTACGTGGTGGTAGCCCCCGACTGGGCGGAGGAGTATTGCACGAAGCACGACATCCCCTATGTTTCCTGGCACTTCGAGCGTCTCAATGACAGCTCACTGGATATCGCCGAAAAGCTTCAGGGTATGGGCGTCGATGTGGCGATTCCCCTGTTCGAGGAAACCGTCGAATGGGCCGGCGCCATCAACTCGGTACTCATGGACAACCCGCGCCTCTATGGCCAGTCGCTGCTGCTGCGTGACAAGGCGCTGATGAAGCGCCGTGCCCAGCTGGGCGGCATCCGCGTGGGTATTTTCGAGGAAGCCCACGACAAGGGCGATGTCATCCGCTTTCTCAAGCGGGTCAACCAGACCCTGCTCAAGCTCGACGGCGACCCCAACGACCCCATCCACCTCAAGGCCTTCGACAAGGCCGGCTGCCTGGGCCATCGGGTGATCCGCACCCCGGACGAAGTCGATACCATTCCGGACGAAGAATTCCCGGTACTGATGGAGTCGCACCTGGACGGCTGGGAGTTCGCCGTCGAGGCCTGGATCCACAACGGCAAGATCGCCTTTCTCAACATCTCCGAATACGTGACCCTGGGTTACTCGGTATTCGTGCCGGCCTCTCCGGAACTCGAGAGTTACCGTCCGCAGATCACCGCTCAGATCGAGAAGCTGATCAAGGCCTTCGATATCGACTTCGGCCTGATTCACCCCGAGTACTTCGTCACCAGCGACGGTGAGATGTACTTCGGCGAGGTCGCCTATCGCCCGCCGGGATTCAAGGTGTTCGAGCTGCTGGAGCGGGTCTACGGCTTCAATGCCTACCAGGCCAGCATGCTGGTCTTCGACCCCAAGACCACGCCGGATGAGGTCAAGGCCTTCTTCCCCAGGGAAGTGGAAGATGCCAAGTGCTACGCCGGTTGCTTCGGGGTGTATCCACGTCGCCGCGTCGTCAGCCGCCTGGAGATTCCGGAGGAGGTCGAGGACGATCCCTACTTCGAGTCCCATGAACTGACACCGCCCATGGAGGAGACCGTCACCAAGCGTACCGCCTTCGGCACCCACTGGGGGCTGATCTACTTCAAGGGCGACGAGGCGGCACGCATGAAGGAACTGCTCAAGAACATGGAAGAACTTGATTTCTATGTCTGA